One region of Verrucomicrobiota bacterium genomic DNA includes:
- a CDS encoding TetR/AcrR family transcriptional regulator: protein MGRTSDAKLRLLTAVMDLILEQNYGSATVDAICERAKVKKGSFYYFFKSKGELAAAALEHNWECKREAMDALFSPTVPPLERLENFFIKTYQTQVECKKEKGNVLGCPMFTLGSEVSTQEPELRQKVEELINRYICYLTSAIRDAKSEGLIEIDDPHERARNIFAYFEGALTQARILNDPEILRGFSEDVFKLVGAFNSLKLEKSTS, encoded by the coding sequence ATGGGTAGAACTAGTGATGCTAAGCTAAGATTGTTAACGGCAGTCATGGATCTGATTTTAGAGCAGAACTATGGGAGCGCTACAGTTGATGCTATTTGCGAGCGGGCAAAGGTGAAAAAAGGTAGCTTCTATTACTTCTTCAAATCAAAAGGCGAACTAGCTGCTGCAGCTTTAGAGCATAACTGGGAATGCAAGCGTGAGGCAATGGATGCCCTATTTTCACCCACAGTGCCACCTTTGGAACGCTTAGAGAATTTTTTTATCAAGACTTATCAAACACAAGTAGAATGCAAGAAAGAAAAGGGCAATGTCCTAGGTTGTCCTATGTTTACTTTAGGCTCTGAAGTTTCTACTCAAGAGCCAGAATTGAGGCAAAAGGTTGAAGAACTCATCAACCGTTATATTTGCTATTTAACTAGCGCAATTCGTGATGCTAAAAGTGAGGGGTTAATTGAGATCGATGATCCTCATGAGCGTGCGAGGAACATATTCGCTTACTTTGAAGGGGCTCTAACCCAGGCAAGGATTCTGAATGACCCTGAGATCCTGAGGGGATTCTCAGAAGATGTTTTCAAACTTGTGGGGGCTTTTAACTCGCTGAAACTAGAGAAATCTACTTCCTAA
- the gyrA gene encoding DNA gyrase subunit A: MADEKQPPSDKPSEESFLSAQNISNINVADEIKNSFLDYSMSVIISRALPDARDGLKPSQRRILYAMHELSLYPPKKHMKCAKIAGDTSGNYHPHGEAVIYPTLVNMAQNWSMRDPLIHPQGNFGSIEGDPPAAMRYTEARLSHLGGTLMNDMDKDTVDFVPNYDERLTEPSVFPASFPNLLVNGGTGIAVGMATNIPPHNLGEVIDGICAQIDHSNITIPELMQYIKGPDFPTGASILGVRGINEYFHTGRGSVRVRAKLHTEEHTGGKEVIIVDEIPYNVNRATLVSRIAELVNEKVLTDISAIRDESDENTRVVIELKRSAVPKVIINNLYKLTALESSFSANILAIDQKRPKILNLKEIINCYIEHRREVIIRRTRFELGKAEKRAETLEGYLIALGNLDEFIRVIRESSNREEAKNKLLAYEYSREVAEQFGITIRNESRLDNSQYKISEQQVDAILELRLYQLTGLEIGKVKDEYAKLLERIADLQDILAREERVLQIIKDELNAIKEKHATPRLTEIIPDEGEMNIEDLIVNEGVIITLTHGGMIKRTNITEYRAQRRGGKGVIGLKTQSSSADEENIDFVEHLFTASMHDYLMFFTNIGRVYVERVYSIPEGTRVSKGRNIANVLELQPNEKVVEIMRLESKIDEEGKDVTLRDDNKFVFFATQQGTVKKTALSAFANVRKGGIHAIKIDENDVLIDCKLTNGTNELVLISAKGLSLRFSEDNVRPMGRTAAGVRGINLTSGDKVVALALVSDEATLLVAAENGIGKRSSFEEYRKQGRGGKGIITMKTNDKTGLVIGALTVKETDEIMLITTQGQMVRTAIKDIREAGRATMGVKLVTTDSNDSLQAIARVIEREDDSEVEEDSETINPSEVTGKD, translated from the coding sequence ATGGCAGACGAAAAACAACCCCCATCAGATAAACCATCAGAAGAATCTTTCTTATCAGCCCAGAACATATCGAACATCAATGTTGCTGATGAAATCAAGAACTCGTTTCTTGATTACTCCATGTCCGTCATCATTTCTCGCGCTCTGCCTGATGCGCGCGATGGGCTCAAGCCTTCACAGCGCCGCATTCTCTATGCCATGCATGAGCTAAGCCTCTACCCGCCAAAGAAGCACATGAAATGCGCTAAGATCGCAGGCGACACTTCAGGAAATTATCACCCGCACGGTGAGGCTGTGATCTATCCAACACTCGTCAACATGGCTCAAAACTGGTCTATGCGAGATCCTTTGATCCATCCTCAGGGAAACTTTGGCTCCATAGAAGGTGACCCCCCTGCAGCCATGCGTTACACCGAAGCTCGTTTATCTCACCTCGGTGGAACCCTGATGAACGACATGGACAAAGATACTGTGGATTTTGTTCCCAATTATGACGAGCGCCTCACAGAACCAAGCGTTTTTCCAGCCTCGTTTCCTAATCTCCTTGTAAATGGAGGAACCGGTATAGCAGTAGGTATGGCTACTAATATACCACCACATAATCTAGGCGAGGTCATTGATGGAATATGTGCTCAGATTGATCATTCAAATATTACTATCCCTGAGCTGATGCAATATATTAAAGGTCCTGATTTTCCTACAGGGGCAAGCATCCTAGGCGTTAGAGGTATTAATGAGTATTTCCATACCGGCAGAGGATCTGTCCGAGTTCGTGCTAAACTTCATACTGAAGAACATACTGGCGGTAAAGAGGTTATCATTGTTGACGAAATCCCTTACAATGTAAACCGAGCCACCTTAGTAAGCCGCATTGCAGAGCTAGTTAATGAAAAAGTTCTTACAGACATTTCTGCTATTCGCGATGAATCAGATGAAAATACTCGCGTAGTCATTGAACTAAAGAGATCTGCCGTTCCCAAAGTAATTATTAACAACCTTTACAAACTCACAGCACTGGAGAGTTCCTTTAGTGCTAACATACTGGCCATCGACCAGAAGCGCCCGAAAATTCTCAACCTTAAAGAGATTATCAACTGCTATATCGAACACCGTCGTGAAGTCATTATTAGACGCACAAGATTCGAATTAGGAAAAGCGGAAAAGCGCGCCGAAACCTTAGAAGGCTACCTGATTGCTCTAGGTAACTTAGATGAATTTATTCGTGTCATCCGAGAATCATCTAATAGAGAAGAAGCTAAGAATAAACTCTTGGCCTATGAATACAGTCGCGAAGTTGCAGAGCAATTTGGAATCACCATCCGCAATGAATCACGCCTCGATAATAGCCAATACAAAATTTCAGAACAACAAGTAGATGCTATCCTAGAGCTGCGACTTTACCAGCTCACAGGCCTCGAAATTGGCAAAGTCAAAGACGAGTATGCCAAGCTCCTAGAGCGTATTGCGGATCTTCAAGATATTCTGGCACGTGAAGAACGCGTCCTACAGATTATCAAAGATGAGCTCAATGCTATTAAGGAGAAACATGCAACCCCTCGACTTACCGAAATTATTCCCGATGAAGGGGAAATGAATATTGAGGACTTGATTGTTAATGAAGGAGTGATTATTACACTCACTCATGGTGGTATGATCAAGCGCACCAATATCACCGAATACCGTGCTCAACGACGTGGTGGCAAAGGAGTCATTGGCCTAAAGACTCAGAGCTCCTCTGCTGACGAAGAAAACATCGACTTTGTTGAACACCTCTTCACAGCAAGCATGCATGACTATCTTATGTTCTTCACGAACATCGGGCGTGTCTATGTTGAACGAGTCTACAGCATCCCTGAAGGCACTAGAGTTTCTAAAGGGCGTAATATCGCTAACGTCCTTGAATTACAGCCGAATGAAAAAGTAGTCGAGATCATGCGACTGGAATCAAAAATCGACGAAGAGGGTAAAGATGTTACTCTGCGTGATGACAACAAATTCGTTTTCTTTGCCACTCAACAAGGCACTGTCAAAAAAACCGCGCTTTCCGCTTTTGCAAACGTCCGAAAGGGAGGCATTCATGCCATTAAGATTGACGAGAACGACGTGCTCATTGACTGCAAACTCACCAACGGAACCAACGAGCTTGTACTAATAAGTGCCAAAGGCCTCTCCTTAAGATTTTCTGAAGATAATGTGCGCCCCATGGGAAGAACCGCGGCGGGTGTAAGAGGTATTAATTTAACATCAGGAGATAAAGTGGTAGCTCTAGCGCTTGTCTCTGACGAAGCGACTCTCCTAGTAGCCGCGGAAAACGGTATTGGGAAACGCAGTTCCTTCGAGGAATATCGTAAACAAGGAAGAGGTGGTAAAGGAATTATCACTATGAAAACCAATGACAAGACAGGACTTGTCATTGGAGCCCTAACTGTCAAAGAGACAGATGAAATCATGCTTATTACGACCCAAGGTCAAATGGTCAGAACAGCTATTAAGGATATCCGCGAAGCAGGCCGCGCCACAATGGGCGTCAAACTAGTCACTACCGACTCCAATGACTCTTTACAAGCCATTGCCCGCGTTATTGAGCGCGAAGATGACTCTGAAGTAGAGGAAGATTCAGAGACCATAAACCCATCCGAGGTGACTGGAAAAGATTAA
- a CDS encoding SET domain-containing protein-lysine N-methyltransferase, translating to MGKKNKYPKKIEVPSCIEVRKSPIHGTGVFAKEDIKKGQPIIQYTGRKITKKESYERAIAQMERSKGTDEGAVYIFDLNKRYDLDGNVPHNPGKYINHTCEPNCKAYNVDGEIWVHATKRIKTGQELGYNYGYDIEHYQEHPCHCGTENCVGYIVKKSQWKKLKKFVEKDNKKSKQKG from the coding sequence ATGGGCAAAAAGAATAAATATCCAAAGAAGATAGAAGTTCCTTCTTGTATTGAGGTTCGAAAATCCCCTATTCATGGAACAGGGGTGTTTGCAAAAGAAGATATCAAAAAGGGGCAACCCATTATTCAGTATACAGGTCGTAAAATTACCAAGAAAGAGTCATACGAACGAGCCATTGCTCAAATGGAGCGTAGTAAAGGGACTGATGAGGGTGCTGTCTATATATTTGATTTAAATAAGCGTTATGATTTAGATGGGAACGTACCACATAATCCAGGCAAATATATCAATCACACCTGTGAACCGAATTGCAAAGCTTACAATGTAGATGGTGAAATTTGGGTGCATGCTACAAAACGAATTAAAACAGGGCAAGAGCTAGGATATAATTATGGCTATGATATTGAGCACTACCAGGAGCATCCATGCCACTGTGGCACGGAGAATTGTGTAGGCTATATCGTTAAGAAATCCCAGTGGAAAAAGCTTAAAAAATTCGTTGAGAAAGATAATAAAAAATCGAAGCAAAAGGGTTAA
- a CDS encoding DUF1080 domain-containing protein gives MKSFTLAISLFIFTSFGSYAGESLNTLSEKEKNEGWKLLFNGTDKDGWRTYQKEVASELWQVIDGALVLTAKGGGDLIYKKTFSDFELKVEWQITKDGNSGIFWRASEDAKKIYMTSPEYQVVDHFGEKFGNVPVKEKAGSEFGLYDTDPKLAKPPGQWNQSRILVKGNDVKYYLNGTKTVEYTLYSEEWEEKIKNTKFSKWPKYARNAKGFIGLQDHGDKVLYRNIKIREL, from the coding sequence ATGAAATCATTCACGTTAGCCATATCATTATTCATATTTACTTCTTTTGGCAGTTATGCAGGAGAATCCCTTAACACCCTATCTGAAAAAGAAAAAAATGAAGGATGGAAGCTACTCTTTAATGGAACAGACAAAGACGGTTGGAGAACCTATCAAAAAGAGGTCGCTTCTGAATTGTGGCAAGTCATCGATGGGGCGCTTGTCTTGACTGCCAAGGGAGGCGGAGATCTTATTTATAAAAAGACCTTTAGTGATTTCGAGTTAAAAGTTGAATGGCAAATCACCAAAGATGGTAATAGCGGCATTTTTTGGAGAGCTTCTGAGGATGCTAAAAAGATCTATATGACCTCTCCTGAGTATCAGGTAGTCGATCATTTTGGTGAAAAATTTGGCAATGTCCCAGTTAAAGAAAAAGCTGGTTCTGAATTTGGTCTTTACGATACAGACCCCAAACTAGCTAAACCACCCGGACAATGGAACCAGTCTCGTATTCTTGTAAAAGGAAATGATGTCAAATACTACCTCAATGGAACAAAGACAGTAGAATATACACTCTACTCAGAAGAATGGGAAGAGAAGATCAAAAACACGAAGTTTAGCAAGTGGCCTAAATACGCTCGTAATGCTAAAGGGTTCATCGGCCTGCAGGACCATGGAGATAAAGTGTTATATCGCAACATCAAAATCCGCGAACTCTAG
- the gyrB gene encoding DNA topoisomerase (ATP-hydrolyzing) subunit B, protein MSEDPGQQNISQDNPSEIPHKPSKIETTYDASKLGQLKGLEAVRKKPGMYIGGTDERALHHCVSEVLDNSIDEHLAGFGNRIEVTVRVDGSISIRDYGRGIPVDINSDSGLPGVELVLTTLHSGGKYGQGGYKFTGGTHGVGAKCVNAVSDWFEVEVSRDGHIHHMEFEKGKTVKKLEVIGKAKETGTLITFLPDPEIFTDTTVFKADIIAKRLRELAFLNSGLEMVFLDEREPENKPEKYLYVNGVEEFVLHLNETKSPVHPKPIVIRREQQIDVSDKSFEIHLEAVLQYNESYNDQLFCYTNTIHNPDGGTHLIGFRTALTRSINQHAKTNNLLKEKDPPISGDDVREGLTAVISIKHSDPKFESQTKVKLLSPEVEGVVSSAVYEGLMMFFDATPAMAKKIIEKGLNAARAREAARKAREAVRKTALSGGGLPGKLADCSSRDPSKTELYIVEGDSAGGSAKQGRDRRFQAILPLRGKLINVEKARLDKILQNKEIRTMITAVGTGIGDGEGDGAFNLERLRYHKIIIMTDADVDGSHIRTLLLTFFYRQMPQLIKEGYVYIAQPPLYQLTRKKRQEYIQDDTKMNRILIQLGSEDTRLRDLKEGKDFSQEQLIEILALLEKLNKYASSISRHGGDFEEYLEARKPNEEGALILPKHLVRVRSGNEETVHYLHSDDQLAAFSTSNPDLQLGDLSHDISPNNGETESDEEVITTQTGTVKRIPKMPHRRAIHVTLTESKAIANLLQELRQKGMDVEHYSPQDKALYALVDGEGDEAKETHLYSVSEILESILANGRKGIQIKRFKGLGEMNAKELFNTTMNPEKRQLLKVDLTDAIEAEEMFTTLMGDDVEPRRQFIQDNALNVRNLDV, encoded by the coding sequence ATGTCTGAAGACCCCGGCCAACAAAATATATCGCAAGATAACCCTTCCGAAATACCCCATAAACCCAGCAAAATAGAGACTACCTATGACGCCTCAAAACTCGGCCAATTGAAAGGTCTTGAAGCTGTACGCAAAAAACCAGGGATGTATATAGGTGGCACTGACGAGCGAGCATTGCATCACTGTGTCTCAGAAGTTTTAGACAATTCCATAGATGAACATCTTGCAGGATTTGGCAACCGCATAGAAGTGACCGTTCGCGTAGATGGCTCCATATCTATACGCGACTACGGCCGAGGTATCCCCGTTGATATTAACTCTGACAGTGGTCTACCGGGTGTTGAACTGGTACTCACTACTTTGCACTCAGGAGGTAAATACGGACAAGGTGGATATAAATTTACAGGTGGAACTCATGGAGTCGGCGCCAAGTGTGTAAATGCTGTTTCTGATTGGTTCGAAGTAGAAGTCTCTCGAGACGGTCATATTCATCATATGGAATTTGAGAAAGGTAAAACAGTTAAAAAATTAGAGGTCATAGGTAAAGCCAAAGAAACTGGAACACTCATTACTTTTCTACCTGACCCTGAAATCTTCACCGATACCACTGTTTTCAAAGCAGACATCATCGCCAAAAGACTTCGTGAGCTCGCATTTCTAAACAGCGGTTTAGAAATGGTCTTTTTAGATGAGCGTGAACCTGAAAATAAACCTGAAAAGTATCTCTACGTAAACGGAGTCGAAGAATTTGTTTTGCATCTTAATGAGACTAAATCCCCCGTTCATCCCAAGCCTATTGTCATTCGCAGGGAACAGCAAATAGACGTGTCCGATAAGAGCTTTGAAATCCATTTAGAGGCCGTATTACAGTATAACGAATCTTACAACGACCAACTTTTCTGCTACACTAACACCATTCACAATCCTGATGGTGGGACACACTTAATTGGTTTCCGAACAGCCCTCACTCGCTCGATTAACCAACACGCCAAAACTAATAATCTTCTCAAAGAGAAAGACCCTCCTATATCTGGAGATGATGTTCGAGAAGGACTGACCGCTGTGATCTCTATCAAACACAGTGATCCGAAATTTGAATCTCAGACTAAAGTCAAACTTCTTTCCCCTGAAGTAGAAGGTGTTGTCTCCTCGGCTGTTTATGAAGGCCTTATGATGTTTTTCGACGCTACACCCGCTATGGCTAAAAAAATCATCGAGAAAGGCTTAAATGCTGCTCGCGCTCGCGAGGCTGCTCGCAAAGCACGTGAAGCCGTTCGCAAAACTGCTCTTTCCGGTGGGGGTCTTCCAGGCAAGCTAGCCGACTGCTCAAGCCGAGATCCCTCTAAGACTGAGCTCTATATCGTAGAGGGTGACTCGGCTGGAGGTTCCGCTAAGCAGGGGCGTGACAGGAGATTCCAAGCTATCCTACCTCTTCGCGGTAAGCTGATTAATGTTGAAAAAGCTCGCCTCGATAAAATCCTACAAAACAAAGAAATCCGCACCATGATAACTGCTGTAGGCACTGGCATTGGTGACGGAGAGGGTGACGGCGCATTCAATCTGGAACGCTTACGCTACCATAAAATCATTATTATGACCGATGCCGATGTTGATGGCTCACACATTCGAACTCTCTTGCTGACTTTCTTTTACCGTCAAATGCCTCAACTGATCAAAGAAGGCTACGTTTACATCGCCCAACCTCCTCTCTATCAACTCACTCGCAAAAAGCGCCAAGAGTATATCCAAGATGACACCAAAATGAACCGCATCCTTATCCAACTTGGTTCCGAAGACACACGACTCCGTGATCTAAAAGAAGGTAAAGATTTTTCACAAGAGCAGCTTATTGAGATCCTTGCTCTACTAGAGAAACTAAATAAATATGCTAGCAGCATTAGCCGTCATGGCGGAGATTTTGAGGAATATCTCGAAGCTCGTAAGCCTAACGAAGAAGGAGCTCTCATCCTACCTAAACATCTTGTAAGAGTGAGATCTGGAAACGAAGAAACTGTCCACTACCTCCATAGTGATGATCAGTTAGCCGCTTTCAGCACAAGCAACCCTGATCTGCAGCTTGGAGACCTGTCGCACGACATATCACCAAACAACGGTGAAACTGAAAGTGACGAAGAAGTAATCACCACACAAACCGGCACCGTCAAAAGAATTCCTAAGATGCCACATCGCAGAGCTATACATGTCACACTTACAGAATCTAAGGCAATCGCTAATTTGCTACAAGAACTGCGTCAAAAAGGAATGGATGTGGAGCACTATTCTCCTCAGGATAAAGCTCTTTATGCGCTTGTGGATGGCGAGGGAGATGAAGCCAAGGAAACACATCTCTATTCCGTTTCTGAGATTCTCGAAAGCATCCTTGCTAATGGAAGAAAAGGCATCCAAATCAAACGCTTTAAAGGACTTGGTGAAATGAATGCCAAGGAACTTTTTAACACCACCATGAACCCCGAAAAACGTCAACTCCTCAAGGTAGATTTAACAGATGCCATTGAAGCGGAAGAAATGTTTACCACTCTGATGGGTGACGATGTAGAACCTCGGCGTCAATTCATCCAAGACAACGCCCTGAATGTTCGCAACCTAGACGTTTAA
- a CDS encoding glutamate--tRNA ligase family protein, whose translation MSKVRTRFAPSPTGLLHVGGARTALFNWLFARHHKGSFVLRIEDTDASRNTPEAIQVIFQSLEWLGLDWDEGPTQDGAPRGSLGPYRQSQRNEIYQKYIQQLLQSGHAYEEEKAVRFKLPKGKITVEDLICGPRTFDLHEQPDITIRRPDGSPIFHLVNVVDDLEMQITHVLRGEDHLQNTPKHLALFKALGASPPAYAHIPLILNPNGSKMSKRDLGSSIGEYLRNEFIPDAIVNYLCLLGWSPKDNSEMLTSDEIISRFDLHQINRSNARFDMKKLHWLNGEYWKKMDRKIYLERANLLIKEAKLEVTDPGYLQQILLLIQERIKTGFDLVEQVRTLVDEQFSYDEKAEKKVLKKEGATSRLETLLEAFSVLKNFSAEALEEALLQLTEKHQESPGAYMPLCRFSVSGQSGGPSLYHMLEIMGQERTISRMQRTLKRVSQTNREQ comes from the coding sequence ATGTCTAAAGTAAGAACTCGTTTTGCGCCTTCACCGACAGGGCTCCTACATGTTGGAGGGGCGAGGACTGCTCTATTCAATTGGCTTTTTGCTAGACATCATAAAGGTTCATTTGTGCTTCGCATCGAAGATACGGACGCTTCTCGTAACACGCCTGAAGCCATCCAAGTTATTTTTCAAAGCCTAGAATGGCTTGGATTAGATTGGGACGAAGGACCAACGCAGGATGGGGCGCCAAGAGGGTCCTTAGGTCCCTACCGCCAAAGCCAGCGTAATGAAATCTATCAAAAATACATCCAACAACTTCTTCAGTCAGGCCATGCTTATGAGGAAGAAAAAGCTGTCCGATTCAAATTACCAAAAGGTAAAATCACTGTTGAAGACTTAATTTGTGGCCCCAGAACTTTTGATCTACACGAGCAGCCCGATATCACAATCCGTAGGCCTGACGGTTCACCTATCTTTCACTTAGTTAATGTAGTTGATGATCTTGAGATGCAAATTACCCATGTGCTGCGTGGAGAAGATCACTTGCAAAACACCCCCAAACACCTTGCTCTCTTTAAAGCACTAGGAGCTAGTCCACCTGCTTATGCCCACATCCCTCTCATATTAAACCCCAATGGATCGAAGATGAGTAAAAGAGATCTAGGCTCGTCAATCGGAGAATATCTCCGAAATGAATTCATTCCAGACGCCATTGTTAATTATCTTTGCCTTCTAGGCTGGTCCCCTAAGGATAATTCTGAAATGTTAACTAGCGATGAAATCATCTCTCGCTTCGATCTCCATCAGATTAATCGAAGTAATGCGCGGTTCGATATGAAGAAATTACATTGGCTCAATGGAGAGTATTGGAAAAAAATGGATCGAAAAATTTATCTAGAGCGCGCCAATCTGTTAATAAAGGAAGCAAAATTAGAGGTCACAGACCCTGGCTACTTACAACAAATTTTATTACTTATCCAAGAACGTATCAAAACTGGTTTTGATTTAGTCGAACAAGTTCGCACTTTAGTTGATGAGCAGTTTAGTTATGACGAAAAAGCTGAAAAGAAAGTGCTCAAAAAAGAAGGGGCTACATCTAGACTTGAGACACTTTTAGAAGCTTTTTCAGTGCTCAAAAATTTTTCAGCTGAAGCACTTGAAGAAGCTCTCTTACAACTAACCGAAAAGCATCAAGAGTCTCCCGGGGCTTACATGCCGTTGTGTCGTTTTTCTGTTTCTGGTCAGAGTGGAGGACCTTCTCTATACCACATGCTTGAAATCATGGGACAAGAACGCACAATAAGTCGCATGCAAAGAACGCTCAAAAGAGTATCCCAAACCAACAGAGAACAATAA
- the der gene encoding ribosome biogenesis GTPase Der translates to MKPIVAIIGRPNVGKSALFNRICGKKIALVYDQPGVTRDRMSTNSHWNNKAFTLMDTGGIGLEDASGFEDAISKEVETALSFATDILFVVDGREGLNPVDQDIANKLRRFKQSVLLVVNKIDTEKQEDLEHEFHALGFDKIYSISAAHGRGMDNLMSSLTCSWPEATLQEQDDTLRIALVGRPNVGKSSLINAVLNQDRVIVSPIAGTTRDSVDVFLTYHEQNICFVDTAGMRRKTRVHSPLEQAMTGRSAHSINRAHICAIVIDAVEGVSQQEKKIAGLIHEANKPCLIIINKWDLAVESLRNQEAEEALKDKDKRKAIPSLKEFKADYEQAVMGELFFLPYAPMFFVSAVNRKNMNGWIKALLNINKQRLLNLPTGELNRLVKRLTETHPPPRNKGRNRSLKIFYASQLKGEHSTPSIALFVNHPEDLSNNYLRYIEGQIRKTYPLVGCPIKWEVRGRRKED, encoded by the coding sequence ATGAAGCCTATCGTAGCCATTATTGGCCGACCCAACGTCGGCAAGTCAGCACTCTTTAACCGCATCTGCGGAAAAAAGATTGCCTTAGTGTATGATCAACCAGGCGTTACCAGGGACCGTATGAGCACTAACTCTCACTGGAACAACAAAGCTTTTACACTGATGGACACCGGTGGTATAGGCTTAGAGGATGCCAGCGGGTTTGAAGACGCTATTTCAAAAGAAGTAGAAACCGCCCTGTCCTTTGCAACAGATATTCTTTTTGTAGTCGATGGCAGAGAGGGGCTCAACCCTGTTGACCAAGATATTGCCAATAAGCTACGGCGCTTTAAGCAGTCGGTTCTTCTTGTCGTCAATAAAATTGACACAGAAAAGCAAGAAGACTTAGAACACGAATTCCATGCGTTGGGTTTTGATAAGATCTATTCCATCTCAGCAGCTCACGGGCGAGGCATGGATAACCTTATGAGCAGCCTTACCTGTAGCTGGCCTGAAGCAACCCTACAGGAACAAGATGACACCCTACGCATAGCTCTTGTAGGTCGACCCAACGTGGGAAAGTCTTCATTGATCAATGCTGTGCTCAATCAAGATAGGGTTATTGTTTCACCTATAGCAGGCACAACCCGAGACTCTGTAGACGTCTTCCTTACTTACCATGAGCAAAATATTTGTTTTGTTGACACTGCAGGCATGAGACGAAAAACCCGAGTTCACAGCCCACTTGAACAAGCAATGACTGGACGTTCTGCACATTCTATAAACCGTGCCCATATTTGTGCGATAGTGATTGACGCGGTTGAAGGAGTTTCTCAACAAGAGAAGAAAATTGCTGGCCTCATTCATGAAGCAAATAAACCATGTCTTATCATTATTAATAAATGGGACTTAGCCGTAGAATCACTACGCAATCAAGAGGCTGAGGAGGCTTTAAAGGACAAAGATAAACGGAAAGCTATCCCAAGCCTAAAGGAGTTCAAGGCTGACTATGAGCAAGCGGTAATGGGCGAGCTTTTCTTCCTTCCCTATGCACCGATGTTTTTTGTCAGCGCGGTAAATAGAAAAAACATGAATGGCTGGATAAAAGCCTTGTTGAATATCAATAAGCAGCGCTTACTGAACCTACCAACCGGCGAATTAAATCGACTGGTGAAGCGCCTGACTGAAACTCACCCACCCCCAAGAAATAAAGGAAGAAATCGGAGCTTAAAAATATTCTATGCCAGCCAACTCAAAGGTGAACACTCGACGCCAAGTATAGCCCTTTTTGTAAACCATCCCGAAGATCTATCAAATAACTACCTGCGCTACATTGAGGGCCAAATTCGAAAGACCTATCCATTAGTAGGCTGCCCTATCAAATGGGAAGTTCGCGGACGCCGCAAAGAAGATTAG
- a CDS encoding CDP-alcohol phosphatidyltransferase family protein codes for MTIPNYITLLRILLIPLFLGALIYYDQSSGLNELYRLIALWSFVIASICDGLDGFLARKLRQESQLGALLDPLADKALILSAIITLSITNVPELYQLPLWFAIIIVSRDILVTIGFAILHHVVRYYKVSPHWSGKTSTVFLMGTIIMILLKITWLPIDPFVYCTGALILYSGVVYILRGIRFVQDSGQA; via the coding sequence ATGACTATTCCAAACTATATTACCCTCCTTAGAATTCTTCTAATTCCACTCTTTTTAGGAGCTCTTATCTATTACGATCAGTCTTCTGGATTAAATGAGCTCTACCGATTGATAGCCCTTTGGTCTTTTGTGATTGCTTCGATATGTGACGGTCTGGATGGGTTTCTCGCTCGTAAACTACGTCAAGAGAGCCAGCTTGGTGCTCTGCTAGACCCGCTGGCAGACAAGGCTTTAATCCTCTCTGCCATCATTACATTAAGTATTACAAACGTTCCTGAGCTCTATCAACTGCCACTTTGGTTCGCTATTATCATTGTGAGTCGTGACATACTGGTAACTATTGGTTTCGCTATTTTACATCATGTCGTTCGCTACTATAAGGTAAGTCCTCACTGGTCAGGAAAAACATCCACCGTTTTTCTGATGGGAACTATTATTATGATTCTGCTTAAGATTACCTGGCTACCTATCGATCCTTTTGTCTATTGCACCGGAGCGCTCATTCTATACTCTGGTGTAGTTTACATCCTTAGAGGTATACGCTTTGTGCAAGACTCTGGACAAGCATAG